The genomic window aaacaattccttcattaaataaatttctatATGGATTACGAATGGGGGAGTTGTCTATATGGACAGGACCAACAGGGGTAGGTAAAACTACTCTTCTCTCTCAATTGTCGTTAGATTATTGTATTCAGGGTGTATCTACCCTATGGGGCTcatttgaaataaataatataaaattaggCAAGGTAATGTTAAATCAATTTTGTGgtaaaaatttagaaaaaaatattgatttatttgatatatatgcagataaatttgaattattacctttaaaatttttaaaatttcatgGTAGTACAAATATTGATCAAGTACTAGATGCTATGGATTATGCTGTGTACGCTTACGATGtcaaacatataattattgatAATTTACAGTTTATGCTCAATATTAACAAGTTTTCAGACATTTATGAACTACAAAATATTGCTATTGATAACTTTAGATCATTtagtacaaataaaaatgttcataTTACTTTAGTAGTGCATCCAAGAAAAGAAGACAATAATTTACTCACTATTTCTTCAGTTTTTGGTAGTGTAAAATCTACTCAAGAAGCAGATAATGTGTTTATTATTCAAAGACATGTATCTAAAACTAATgaaactatattttttatagatattaaaaaaaatagatttaaAGGGAGTTTAGGCAGAATACCTTACCTGtataataaggaaaatatgaCCATAAAAGAAATGCCAGTTAGCTATTTAAATGATTCATTTTCAGGTAATAGCTATGTCTCAAAGAATATATCATCTTCGaattctaattttatgtatCCTATTGGTACTCCTAGTAGTAACCTAAATTTTACTCTCTGCGATGAATACGAATACATGAAACATCTATCCGATGAATATCAATCAAAACattctataaaaaaacttCGCACTAGTAGTAATGTTGATCTAAGTGTAACAAACTTGATAGATAATAATCAactaaataacaaaattaatagtaaaagtagcaaaaatgataatagtGAAGGTGGCTCACAAATCATTTcaagtaataataaacaaaataaaggcAGCAACTTAACGCATTGCAAAGAAAATAGGGATGATGAgcaaataaaagaaatgaacATACACGATAAAGGTGATGATAACCAGGAACAGTGTATAAATACAAGTAACACAAATAAGAACGTACCACCAGAAAATGGAAACTCGAAggatttattattaaatgtaaaaaaaagcgtaaaaaatgaagaaacaAATAATAGTACAGGTCATACCGATTCTAGTAATATTTCACGTACAACCGAACATTTGAGCAAAAACAAAAGTGCAGTAGAAGGTGagaataatgatataattcCTTCCTACGAATTAAGTAAAGAGaggttaataaaattatgtgaagaaataaaagatgataaaaacaaaaagtcAAAGAATAGAGTAGTAACCATATCGATGAGAAATTTGGTGATACATAATAATTCCACGATAAAAGATATTCgaaattttattaagaaaaataagttaAACATAAAAACGGCTgggaaaaatttaaaaaaaattggcatatttataaatattttacaaaatattccTAAGGAGTACATAACAGTTACATATGATGaaggaaataaaatacaagGCACACAcaaaggaacaaaaaataatagttgtGGTAGTGTAAATAAGGGCTCTGCAACACTGGTAAGTAATATTAGTACTACAACTGATAATAGTAGTTATCAAAGGGAAACTGCATATAATAGAGACAATTTTCCTTGTATACTAAATACGGAATATTCAAAAAACGGGACGGATATATGCCCATTTGACGGTGGTACAGTGaatagtaacagtaatatgaataattcgAGCAGTAGTACAAGTAGTATAAGTAGTACCCCAACTGATGTTACAACGCTTCGTAGTTACTGTGAACCACATTCCCAGGAATTGGAAGCTATATATGGAGAGGAAGTTACGAAAATGTATATtgatgataatataattaacgttgataataatatagtaagAAGAAATGGTGCTTTCAAGTTGTATAATGAGGACAAAGCAATTTTGAACGAAAATTTTGATTATTATGAaccaaagaaaaaatttgatGATGATATAGAGACAAGattctttattataaatgatCATAACTataatgcaaaaataaattatatatataaaaatataaaatattgtgGGTTAGATATTGAAACAACAGGATTGGAAGTATTTGATGAACAAATTCGGTTAATTCAGATTGCAGTTGAAAATTATCCCGTAATAATTTATgatatgtttaatataagtaatagtaaaattttaaatggaTTGAAGGAAATGTTAGAAGAtgtaaatattgtaaaaattatacagaATGGAAAATTTGACACAAAATTTTTGATGtataacaatttaaaaattgaaaacatatttgatacatatatagcTAGTAAACTcttagataaaaatataaatatgttcggctttaaattaaataatattgttgAGAAGTACTTAAATGTTAGTCTAGATAAGCAGCAACAAAATAGTGTGTGGAATAATTcgcttttaaataataaccAGTTATTTTACGCTGCACGTGATTCTAGCTGtttgttaaaattatataaaaaattaaaaaacgaaatacACAAAGAAAGTATGGACACAGTAAatgatatagaaaataaatgcattttACCCGTCTGTGACATGGAACTAAATGGGGTAAAAGTTGATTTAGAAAGCCTAAATAAAAGTACTAATGAAATATTGGCCgaattaaatgaagaaaagaGTAAATTAAAAGCAGAACTAAAAGACAATGAAATAAATGTTAATTCACAACAACAAGTATTAAAGGCATTACAAAATAACAATGTCAGAGATATTTCTAATAAGCTAATTGAGAATACATCTGACtctaatttgaaaaattttttgaatcaTAAAGAAGTTGTCTTATTAAGAAATTATAGAAgattatacaaattatattcagcattttatttaaaattacctttacatataaataataaaacgaataaaatacatacaacGTTTAATCAGCTAAAAACTTTTTCAGGTAGATTTAGTAGTGAAAAACCGAATTTACAACAAATACCGaggcaaaaaaatattagagaaatttttattcctaatgagaataatgtatttattatagcGGATTTTAAACAGATAGAGTTAAAAATTGCTGCTGAAATTACGAATGACGATATTATGCTTAAGgcttataataataatattgattTACATACTTTAACAGCTAGTATAATAACGAAGAAAGGAATagatgatataaataaagaggATAGACATATAGCAAAAGCTATTAATTTTGGGTTGATATATGGTAtgaattatgtaaatttaaaaaattatgcaaatacttattacaatataaatatgaatctAGATCaatgcttatatttttacaattccTTTTTTGAACATTATAAGGGTATATATAGATGGCATAATCAAATAAGACAAACCAAAGCCTTAGAATACTGCACTTTATCCAATAGAAAGGTtgtttttccatatttttcttttacaaaAGCCTTGAATTATCCTGTTCAGGGAACATGTGCTGATATATTAAAGTTATCTCTAGTGGaattgtataaaaatttaaaacatattaacGGCAAAATAATTCTTTGTGTGCATGATGAAATTATCATCGAAGTTGATAGAAAAAATCAAGAAGAGGCCCTAAAAATTTTGGTAGAATCAATGGAAAATTCTGCTTCCTTCTTTTTGAAAAAGGTCAAATGCGAAGTTTCGGCCAAAATAGCTCAAAACTGGGGTTCCAAGGATTAGAAGGACTTAGGGATAAGCAAATCATTGATTGGTATTGTTTTGTAAGGACTGTTTTGAAAGGGGTGTGGTATATAAGTCGTATGTAGTATGTCATACGTAATATGTCGTGCGTAATATGTTGTATGTAATATGTCGTACGTAATATTCCGTATTATGTATGCTTTGTTTGGGACTGGATTATCATGTTCATTATTTAGAGATTCCTGTTAACGGTTTAGGGGTAACCATTTAGTAAATCTTTTAATACGAAATGGGCTATAAGTAACTAGGCGATAAAATGCAATATTAAATAGAATCATAATGAAGTTATTTGCTGAATAAGTGGAATGAGAGTTCCACAGggtatgctttttttttttttgtaaaacaGATAGTTTTACGAATTGTAATGAAATAATGAGGGTGACCTTgcgtaaaattaaaagatgaTAAGACTAAATTTAGTAcgtataatgtatatatatatatatatatatatatactaattatTAAGAAGTTTCATAATGTTTAGGTGCAAAGAAAGGTAAACCTaattaaggaaaaatagTTCTAGCGTATTTGAGACgataaacatatatgtataaagcAATATACCATTTAAATGGATAAACtgaaaattatgaatgaACTGtgatatattgaaataaatgtatgtgtatgtagtGCACCAAAAATTAGAACATTAtctgaaaaaataaactttgaaatttaagaaaaaaattaatttatattaaattaaattgtCGAGAGCGATCGCTCGTTTGTCCATTTGAAAAAAGAcattgtttttttcatttataataaattactaaaataataaatttgatCAAAATGTTTAATTTTCAAGACTGTTTCAAAAAGTTTGTAATGTTTATACCATCATATATCAacaataaaaggaaaatgaaaagacAACGGATAAAGCATAAAATTGAAATGGATATAAATatcattataaattaatatatgtttattcatatgcatatgtaccAAAGCTAGTAGCTTTTTATAATGCATGGATAAacattttatacaaaaaaaaaaagaaaaaaaaaggaaaaaaaattaaaattaaatctaaaactaaaagtaaaagtaaaacgatcaaatatataaaaaccaTCAATCAGTGATACCTATTACTgcacttttcatttttgtacattttaaaaaaataattgcgaaaaaataaaattattagcTTTTTATATACTGCTTATAATGTTTATATGCATGTAAAGTATACATTCGTAGTTGCACTTGTCCATAATGTTAGATGtgtcttttttctttataggCATTGTTTAATGCTTGGAAAATCATTTCTGCTCTAAGCTGAAAAAggagaacatatatatgagtgCATGTgttatgtatgcatatgtacatatatatacttatatgttattttgcTGCGCTTGTCATAATAATTCTGACGCGGTCGAacataatttcatttttgtaaaatgcACACTTGTTTTCATACATAtaggtacatatatacttatgcatATGTGTTTTTCTTCGTCTgatttactaatttttttatatttttattatgaaatactttcatttattttttactctttAACTGTCAATTCATTCTTTAGATTTATTAATTAtctgtattttttgttttttttttaaatgtgcAATAATTTCTCAAGCGTTCTTCTATTTttcccttctttttttaagttaaatattttttgacgTACAATTTGTTTAGTCAGTTCGTTATTTAGAtgaacataaatatgtatataaacaaataacatttttacgtatatatgtttacacaTATTgacataaatatatctacATATTTATGCACGAATGAACGCGTaggtttatatgtataaatatggcATTACCACACGCTCAACTGACTTATCCCTGTGTTTATCGGGGtgacataataatatagcgTTTTTATACGTTTTTTTAACAGTTAACGTATTTGTAATTAAATCTGACATAGGTACATGTTTCCATTCGGAATTTTCCCATAAGACATCATTTAAAGTGCTTAACATTACCTTTATATCTTTATAAGTATCATCTGAATTTTTCGACCATTTaacaatttgttttttaattttttcagaTATAACaactttttctttaaatttttcttcctcCTGATGTCTAAAATCTTTTAATTCCTGCAAGCGGTTACTAACGTTTTCCTTAATAGCATCTTGTTTTTCATCAGTGCTAACACTTTTGTAATTCATTTTTGGAATATCAACCTGATTATTCTGATTATTCGTGTTGTATGGTGATAGAAAAATTTTAGGTGTATTAGTGTAACTAtgtttttctaaaatatggtcattgaaattatttttctcttgGGATgctttcttatttattttcattttaatattttcattttgattaTATCTGCTTATTCGATTATCTTCACAATAAGTGTTTAAAATATGGctattctttctttcttttaaaaaatgtttttccttatttacattttgaaaaatgttatattcctccaaattattatcatcagtatcttctttttccttttcttgcATCCGCTTATTTTCATACTCTTCATTGGAAATAACATTATGTTCATAATTCCTCATGGCATTATGAAAATTAACAGTATTATCAATAGAATAATTAAAGTTTAAAAGGTTGTTTTGGCGTGATTCTGTTTTTACCTTTTCGTTAAATTCTTCATTCTTCATTATATCACAACGGTCTGCATcattctttttacttttctcttcttttattaatttatatgaacaCATACTTTTTTCGtttacattataaatttGCGAAGAACATTCataattcttaaaattttttatgtagatatcattataatttttataattttcatgaTTAATAAACAATACTTTTGCTACAATATTTCCATGGAATGTGGGGATATAAGCTTCTTCATTTGTTACATCTACCCACACATGATTTATATTATCTtgtcttaatatattttttatttcgttttcatcagatattatatgttcatctaagttttttctatttcctTTATCTTTTAACAGAGGAACGTTATTTATTATACCTTCATTTATAACATCAATTAAATCTGTTAAAGGAATTTTAAATCGAAAAATAATGCTACCCTTAAAAGGGAAGTATTCTTTAAACTccttcaattttatttttgtgcaCATTTTAAATGgaaagaaaaacatattaatatcatatggttgtatttcattttcacctataattatatatgtaacgtAGTTACATTCACAATTTGAACTTTTCTTTCGTAATTtgttattaacaaaattcaCTCCTCCAATGGCTATTTGCTGCAAATTTGAAgctaatgaaaaaaaatccaTTTCAACTCTTTCccatatgcatttttttgctttttagcATGTCCTTTTGTTAAGTTTATGGCTTCTCACTTCAACTGTTTTTTGACTGCTTTCTGATGGCTTTTTAACTGCTTTTTAATTACCTTTTGATGGCTTTTTAGCTATATTCTGCATCCTTTTTAATACGTTTTTCCCTCCTTTTGCTTGTTGCTTTTTTTGCTCCTGCCtgtttacctttttttttttttttctttaattattgacacttttttcttttttctttttcccattaccttcaaaatttttttttatatgccatttttttgaatttaatatccatttttaatattatttacatttcatttttataacttttattaaatgttttaattttaaaaaaaagaaaaagaaaaagaaaaagaaagaattaaagaaataaagaaataaacatataaacatataagcaaataaacaaaaagaacGTGTTAAagagataaagaaaaaggaaaggataaaaatttttggtGCATTTACGATATTTTTATCATCGACTTCAATTTAATATCTGACATTCTTAGAATTAAATCTTTAATATTAAaccttttcattttcattaaaataattaaaagattgataaaaatgaacatcTGGAAAAATAGCTAAGCAATTTGTGCATACCTGATGCTCtgaataaaagtaaaaggaattaattaataaacgTTGTCCGTGTGCAGTACGTATACACAAATGTGTGAATGCATGAAATCTGAAAGGATGACAACATGCATTtatgaatgtatgtatacacgtttgtttataataaatattcacaTATACGGAATGTATTGATCTTAAGTCCcctattatataaaaaataagttactttatgaagaagaaatgaaattttaGCTCACCACCCAACATTTAAACAGGTATAATaaggaaaacataaaaaatataaaacttcATTTATACAAACTGTTAGTTGTATCTAAAAAGTCaaaatttgtaatttattattgtactatagaaataataaaccaattttattttcatggATGTGTTAAAGGGATTTAACAAAAAGCCtcacatttatttattttaaattttgtatcTTAAAGGAAAGGTacatttagaaatatttcaaaaatacaAACAAACACATGTAAGAACAAAAGGACATGTGAGACATACCTTTTATCACAACAGTGGAGTAGccatatgtgcatacatgtatacttGAATGCactttttttgttctatattattactgcTTGTACGGTGTTATTTTGTAttcaattataaaaatgcggcatattttatttaaaaaaaaaaaaaaaaaaaaagaaacaatatcaataacagtaacagtaagAGTAACATTAAATGAAACCATACGGAAACAATGTTGCAAATATTAACAAGCTATATTTTAAactaaaaatgaatataaaaaaaataaaaaaaaaagtgtagtAGAGTTaggaattatatatttattcttttctacCCAACAATTGCATATGGCTAAGTTTTGAGAAACTTCAAATTAATAGAATAACAGAACTACAACTCGAAGAAAATAAAGGAGCgacagtaaaaaaaaaaaaacatcaGTTCTACAGACCGtgttttatgtaaaaatttgttgaatatatattgtttataataaaaaaaggagagtAATTAAAATTCTACATTAATTCTTTATAACTTTagaaaaaactttttataacaaatatttattatatttttttttaagtatacaTTATTTGTTTACTTCTATTTTAAAACGAGCATTATATCACTCTTAGCTACGAGAAGTAATACTCGTATGTGTCATTTAAATTCGCTCCTTCCATTAATTGTATTatactcttctttttttatgttataatgCGTAGCAAGGAAATGCGAGTGTACATGTGAGAAATATCAGAGGTAGTAGTACTGTACCATGCACAttctacatatttattttcatttcacGTAagttgatttttttttaatttatataaaaataaatttaacaatTTACAGATTAATTTATTCTGCTGGAAAGTATTTACACATGTGATAcgatttatatgtataaacatatacataattttgtAACATTAACAAAAACGTTTTACTTTATGTAACATAGATTTTTCTTcgttatttaaaaacatttgcagttaaataaataatgcataaaatatgaataagagaaaatgtaaattaaaaaataaaatatatatgcgcgTACCaaatggagaaaaaaaaaaattttacgtTGAAATAAGaacattacaaaaaaaatcatgattaaaatatgtactaGTTCAGGTATACAATTAtgcaagtatatataaatatatatttatcataagtatatatatatatatatatgcattacaCCACAGTACAAACAACTCaccatattatatattacgtaattcaaatatataataaacaaacGTAAGAACACATAATTGTTAAAGGAATATGGAAtatgacaaaaaaatataaccataaccaatttttaaaatttctaaaaaatatttctaaagTTAAGAGATTTTGGGTAACTATTATTTGAAGTATCACcctaacttttttttttttaattaatctaTGAAAAATTGcctaaaaattaaatcaaaATTCGCAGcttcaatttattatataaaaatataaatgtatatatatctatataatatatgttttatagtatttataataatttttaaaaaaaacttccatttttttttttaaattttgtgcttcactt from Plasmodium malariae genome assembly, chromosome: 13 includes these protein-coding regions:
- the PREX gene encoding plastid replication-repair enzyme, putative; the encoded protein is MFRYHFYLFYLILVHLSLGIQLKDRQIINDIYLKSNCKFVRKRKNNLKKFFIRTVGTYEFYLKPHYKLCKRNKIKSKCNNKNGYKNELKATSTFVSKYYKININDVYSYLNRKKYEYIESDIKITLKYCPFCPPHKYKYDNMYKHEIFKNTGNSYCHRCGYKGSFYDFKLKMGDLVTSNFENTVVNNTYEEEKITFNDVKVYNMNLLYSKEAEKARDYLINERKLTMETIKKYYIGFSIMEFYSLDNSGKFEKHECLIFPFIKKVDDMKSMDLLNGNKNNMNEKDTYEVIRIKVRSLKDKGYMRLYPKNVKEEMKLFFFGDHLVNDADEVVLTEGEIDAMTVSQETNYSAISLPNGSKSLPIYLLPYLEKFKKIHMWLDFDKAGKTSVFNFVNKIGLGRTNVITDANVHYLNQEVFEKRKKEMLIKRNLLLSSAQSNPLCMQSDVASCGRNDHGDKISNVQNLRTKKNATNVDKEKGKRHSFSSDNILSNSTMLNMEKPQHEDRSYDSGKEETAKNIPKENVSLKEGLNVQEERLNNLYFIENNIMYIPNTIVVKDANDCLKHNIDIKFFINNSEKVKHSQILNFNDLRQNILEELKYPDRINGIKSKTIPSLNKFLYGLRMGELSIWTGPTGVGKTTLLSQLSLDYCIQGVSTLWGSFEINNIKLGKVMLNQFCGKNLEKNIDLFDIYADKFELLPLKFLKFHGSTNIDQVLDAMDYAVYAYDVKHIIIDNLQFMLNINKFSDIYELQNIAIDNFRSFSTNKNVHITLVVHPRKEDNNLLTISSVFGSVKSTQEADNVFIIQRHVSKTNETIFFIDIKKNRFKGSLGRIPYLYNKENMTIKEMPVSYLNDSFSGNSYVSKNISSSNSNFMYPIGTPSSNLNFTLCDEYEYMKHLSDEYQSKHSIKKLRTSSNVDLSVTNLIDNNQLNNKINSKSSKNDNSEGGSQIISSNNKQNKGSNLTHCKENRDDEQIKEMNIHDKGDDNQEQCINTSNTNKNVPPENGNSKDLLLNVKKSVKNEETNNSTGHTDSSNISRTTEHLSKNKSAVEGENNDIIPSYELSKERLIKLCEEIKDDKNKKSKNRVVTISMRNLVIHNNSTIKDIRNFIKKNKLNIKTAGKNLKKIGIFINILQNIPKEYITVTYDEGNKIQGTHKGTKNNSCGSVNKGSATLVSNISTTTDNSSYQRETAYNRDNFPCILNTEYSKNGTDICPFDGGTVNSNSNMNNSSSSTSSISSTPTDVTTLRSYCEPHSQELEAIYGEEVTKMYIDDNIINVDNNIVRRNGAFKLYNEDKAILNENFDYYEPKKKFDDDIETRFFIINDHNYNAKINYIYKNIKYCGLDIETTGLEVFDEQIRLIQIAVENYPVIIYDMFNISNSKILNGLKEMLEDVNIVKIIQNGKFDTKFLMYNNLKIENIFDTYIASKLLDKNINMFGFKLNNIVEKYLNVSLDKQQQNSVWNNSLLNNNQLFYAARDSSCLLKLYKKLKNEIHKESMDTVNDIENKCILPVCDMELNGVKVDLESLNKSTNEILAELNEEKSKLKAELKDNEINVNSQQQVLKALQNNNVRDISNKLIENTSDSNLKNFLNHKEVVLLRNYRRLYKLYSAFYLKLPLHINNKTNKIHTTFNQLKTFSGRFSSEKPNLQQIPRQKNIREIFIPNENNVFIIADFKQIELKIAAEITNDDIMLKAYNNNIDLHTLTASIITKKGIDDINKEDRHIAKAINFGLIYGMNYVNLKNYANTYYNINMNLDQCLYFYNSFFEHYKGIYRWHNQIRQTKALEYCTLSNRKVVFPYFSFTKALNYPVQGTCADILKLSLVELYKNLKHINGKIILCVHDEIIIEVDRKNQEEALKILVESMENSASFFLKKVKCEVSAKIAQNWGSKD
- the PmUG01_13047100 gene encoding conserved Plasmodium protein, unknown function, with the protein product MDFFSLASNLQQIAIGGVNFVNNKLRKKSSNCECNYVTYIIIGENEIQPYDINMFFFPFKMCTKIKLKEFKEYFPFKGSIIFRFKIPLTDLIDVINEGIINNVPLLKDKGNRKNLDEHIISDENEIKNILRQDNINHVWVDVTNEEAYIPTFHGNIVAKVLFINHENYKNYNDIYIKNFKNYECSSQIYNVNEKSMCSYKLIKEEKSKKNDADRCDIMKNEEFNEKVKTESRQNNLLNFNYSIDNTVNFHNAMRNYEHNVISNEEYENKRMQEKEKEDTDDNNLEEYNIFQNVNKEKHFLKERKNSHILNTYCEDNRISRYNQNENIKMKINKKASQEKNNFNDHILEKHSYTNTPKIFLSPYNTNNQNNQVDIPKMNYKSVSTDEKQDAIKENVSNRLQELKDFRHQEEEKFKEKVVISEKIKKQIVKWSKNSDDTYKDIKVMLSTLNDVLWENSEWKHVPMSDLITNTLTVKKTYKNAILLCHPDKHRDKSVERVLRAEMIFQALNNAYKEKRHI